The proteins below are encoded in one region of Aspergillus nidulans FGSC A4 chromosome III:
- a CDS encoding uncharacterized protein (transcript_id=CADANIAT00005768) has translation MNNIRQVQALNKRELEHAVPPEASWHADYRDTAYIYIGGLPFDLSEGDIVTIFSQYGEPVHINLVRDKETGKSRGFAFLKYEDQRSTDLAVDNLGGATVLGRVLRVDHTRYKKRDEDEDTNNVAKLLGETAGKEADGDTDDEGRRRKRGHSGERDQPRRQLLKEEIELEELIRNHDDEDPMKEYLIEEKKEEVARALEKEARKERSSRRRESSRERPSRHSRHHHRHRRHNDDRSRSRERSSRDYRERSRRDRSYRDKSPERSRSPAPRHDRDRHDRRR, from the exons ATGAACAATATTCGCCAAGTCCAAGCGCTGAACAAGCGCGAGCTAGAGCATGCCGT TCCCCCGGAAGCTTCCTGGCACGCGGATTATCGAGACACAGCCTACATCTACATCGGCGGCCTTCCCTTCGATCTCTCAGAAGGTGACATCGTTACCATATTCTCGCAGTATGGTGAGCCGGTACACATAAACCTAGTACGCGACAAAGAAACGGGGAAGAGCCGAGGGTTTGCTTTTCTCAAATATGAAGACCAGCGGAGTACCGACCTCGCAGTTGACAACTTGGGTGGAGCGACGGTTCTCGGCAGGGTACTACGTGTGGACCATACGAGATACAAAAAGcgcgacgaagatgaggatacAAATAATGTTGCCAAGTTATTGGGCGAGACGGCTGGTAAAGAGGCTGACGGCGATACGGACGAtgagggaagaagacgaaagAGAGGACATAGCGGAGAGAGGGACCAACCCAGGCGCCAACTTCTAAAAGAGGAGATTGAATTAGAGGAGCTGATAAGGaatcatgacgatgaggacccTATGAAGGAATATCTcattgaggagaagaaagaagaagtggcCCGAGCtctggagaaagaagcaagaaaagagagatctTCGCGACGGCGCGAGTCTAGCCGAGAGAGACCAAGTCGTCATTCCCGACACCatcaccgccaccgccgacATAACGATGATAGATCGCGTTCCAGAGAAAGAAGCAGCCGCGACTACAGAGAGCGAAGCCGACGAGATAGGTCTTACAGGGACAAATCTCCGGAACGCTCTCGATCCCCTGCGCCCCGCCATGACCGAGATAGACATGATCGTCGTCGGTAA
- a CDS encoding spermidine synthase (transcript_id=CADANIAT00005770): MAPFRSIYEKDATKKLVVGAALLVLAAFYSYVFLLTLAPVYGSTPSHIFHGYGVGIAGVAGWFSKDIVDRVSGRKAIYAIPVLAFFLPVVQYFVSQQSSALGNPAGPIFTEVLALYPLVLLSVACAGKLVQAGLNLQRHGDLVAEHIPLLGSYVIYSAGEHLIKAFLSRFIGSTVLLSRAGLQILIAIFYAAAVPSKALLLAIPAFLFSVTSNTHLPLGHTTTALNNIIADDGFALVARQDSTTGYISVLDNLEDGFRVMRCDHSLLGGQWIKKRPNYTPPAVKDPIYAVFTMLEAVRLVETAHGIPRADAGSNALVIGLGIGTTPGALISHGIDTTIVEIDPVVHKYALQYFDLPENHTPIIEDARAFVQRSRNAPQPKQYDYIVHDVFTGGAEPVELFTYEFISGLHALLKDDGVIAINYAGDISLYSTALSIRTIKSIFPTCRLFREAAAPEIGPDFTNMVIFCTKSRGAPITFRDPVPEDFLGSRFRSRYLVPKHEVDAAQFDNVGLEDGPQGHGRRVLVDKEVGRLHKYQDRSALEHWGIMRTVLPDRVWEGW, encoded by the exons ATGGCGCCATTCAGGAGCATCTATGAGAAAGATGCTACCAAGAAGCTGGTAGTCGGAGCAGCCTTATTGGTGCTTGCGGCTTTCTACTCCTACGTCTTCCTGTTGACGCTGGCCCCAGTCTATGGGTCAACTCCGTCGCACATCTTCCACGGCTACGGCGTCGGCATCGCAGGCGTAGCAGGCTGGTTCTCCAAGGACATCGTCGACCGGGTGTCTGGGCGCAAGGCGATCTACGCTATCCCTGTGCTGGCCTTCTTTCTGCCTGTTGTCCAGTACTTTGTCTCCCAGCAGAGCTCGGCGCTGGGAAATCCTGCTGGCCCAATCTTCACCGAAGTACTGGCGTTATACCCGCTGGTTCTGCTCTCTGTGGCTTGTGCGGGCAAATTGGTGCAGGCAGGCTTGAACCTCCAACGACATGGCGATCTGGTTGCGGAGCATATCCCTCTACTGGGATCGTATGTCATCTACTCTGCCGGCGAGCACTTGATCAAGGCCTTCTTGTCAAGGTTCATTGGGTCGACTGTGCTGCTCAGCCGCGCGGGTCTTCAGATCTTGATTGCAATCTTTTACGCGGCAGCCGTTCCCTCTAAGGCTCTCCTTCTAGCTATCcctgcttttcttttctctgtcACTTCAAACACGCACCTGCCGTTGGGACACACGACTACAgccctcaacaacatcatcgccGATGATGGATTCGCTCTTGTCGCCCGTCAGGATTCCACAACGGGGTATATCTCCGTCCTCGACAATCTTGAGGATGGCTTCCGCGTCATGAGATGCGACCACAGCCTCCTTGGTGGCCAATGGATCAAAAAGCGCCCCAACTACACCCCTCCCGCTGTCAAGGACCCTATCTACGCTGTGTTTACTATGCTGGAGGCCGTGAGACTCGTCGAGACAGCGCACGGTATACCACGTGCTGACGCAGGAAGTAACGCGCTCGTCAT TGGGCTCGGAATTGGCACAACCCCTGGCGCGCTGATAAGCCACGGAATCGACACGACCATCGTCGAAATCGACCCGGTTGTCCACAAGTATGCTCTGCAGTACTTCGATCTCCCCGAAAACCACACCCCTATCATCGAAGACGCGCGGGCCTTCGTCCAGCGCAGCCGAAACGCACCCCAACCCAAGCAGTACGACTACATTGTCCACGACGTCTTTACTGGTGGTGCAGAACCTGTTGAGCTCTTCACGTATGAGTTCATTAGTGGTCTACACGCACTCTTGAAGGATGACGGCGTTATTGCCATT AATTATGCCGGCGACATCTCTCTCTATTCCACGGCCCTCTCCATCCGGACCATAAAATCCATCTTCCCAACCTGCCGTCTCTTCCGTGAAGCCGCGGCCCCGGAAATCGGGCCCGACTTCACAAACATGGTCATCTTCTGCACGAAATCCCGTGGTGCGCCTATCACCTTCCGCGACCCCGTTCCCGAGGACTTCCTGGGCAGCCGCTTCCGGTCCCGTTACCTGGTACCAAAGCATGAGGTCGACGCGGCGCAATTTGATAATGTCGGGTTAGAGGACGGTCCTCAAGGTCATGGGCGCAGGGTTCTAGTGGATAAAGAGGTTGGTCGCTTACATAAGTATCAGGATCGCTCGGCGCTGGAGCACTGGGGGATTATGAGGACTGTTTTGCCGGATAGGGTCTGGGAGGGGTGGTAG
- a CDS encoding phosphatidylinositol-3,5-bisphosphate binding protein HSV2 (transcript_id=CADANIAT00005767), translating to MLGQSNYLALVGGGRQPKFPQNKLVIWDDAKQKVVITLEFRTSVLGVRLSKSRIVVALLNSIHTFVFSSPPKKLAVFETTDNPLGLACLGQKVLAFPGRSPGQVQLVELETGNVSIIPAHSTPLRAMALSPDGEVLATASEAGTLVRIFATSNCAKMAELRRGVDHAIIFSLAISPSNNLLAVTSDKSTLHVFNLPHPRNAPYSNQQASSSDDGVNKKWGILGKIPLLPRVFSDVYSFASAHFELGEEEPGPTYAPPLGTVLGRPPKGVIGWSNDNTILVVGSGSDGRWEKFVLRDDEEGKKHCIREGWKKYLGSGS from the exons ATGCTTGGACAGTCAAACTACCTCGCACttgttggcggcggcagGCAACCGAAGTTTCCACAGAACAAG CTGGTTATCTGGGACGACGCAAAGCAAAAGGTCGTCATCACTCTCGAGTTCCGTACATCCGTTCTCGGCGTCCGGTTATCCAAGTCACGTATCGTCGTTGCGCTACTCAATAGCATTCATACGtttgtcttctcttctccgccgAAGAAGCTAGCGGTTTTCGAGACCACGGATAATCCTTTGGGGCTGGCATGTCTGGGACAGAAGGTATTGGCATTTCCTGGTCGGTCTCCAGGGCAAGTTCAACTTGTTGAACTGGAAACGGGGAATGTTAGCATCATACCTGCTCACAGTACACCACTACGTGCCATGGCTTTGAGTCCCGATGGAGAGGTGCTTGCGACAGCCAGCGAAGCG GGCACTTTGGTGCGAATATTTGCTACGAGCAACTGTGCAAAAATGGCCGAACTTCGGCGCGGAGTGGATCATGCTATTATATTCTCACTTGCCATCTCGCCATCAAACAACCTATTAGCCGTGACATCTGACAAGTCTACCCTCCATGTTTTTAACCTCCCACATCCCCGCAACGCCCCGTACAGCAACCAGCAAGCATCTTCATCTGACGACGGAGTGAACAAGAAATGGGGTATACTTGGAAAGATACCGCTGCTCCCGAGAGTGTTCTCTGACGTCTATTCATTCGCAAGTGCACATTTtgaactgggagaagaagagccaggaCCCACATATGCACCCCCGTTGGGCACAGTACTAGGACGACCTCCGAAAGGTGTAATAGGTTGGTCGAACGATAATACCATACTAGTCGTTGGCTCTGGTAGTGATGGCAGGTGGGAAAAATTCGTTCTCCgtgacgacgaagaagggaagaaacaCTGCATaagagaaggctggaagaAATATCTGGGAAGCGGGAGCTGA
- a CDS encoding protein nudN (transcript_id=CADANIAT00005769), whose product MSTSKRSSTVSSKDGLKKNIWSSMLDSAATGKRLPEKNLLILGGTPESQREFLEAYSADTLDSSLSNEKRKGKGKVPPVANQFALGYTYLDVLDADQEDTLARVSAYLLSEPSLSFAPLLKPLLTPQSIPETSVVILLDWSDPWTWVRRLREWVRLLRHVLVSLDDETKVVMEENMTQWRERKKGIDTSSTGSQATSSGSAIIGPGEWDEGLGVPLCVVCQGTDKMEKLERDHGWSEDEFDFIHQFMRTLLVKHGASLIYTKPFHANNLHSVLHSSLGIHSLLKKLSLKANFIERDKILIPTNWDSWAKIRVIREGSNLEGISTAWSIEIQDPPEPLSDRNDEAQDDGSSEEDDGTSAVKIYEQTIKDPKRNTSLSYPGSQQSGNKIEVETLDMQGFLTKQLEVLEQLKIEDEKDRAAKKTPQLEMSPLEDNSRVNEHIGPVQFNMGGIQVDADDMLQKLKDREASRSQRKDPVSSPGDEKANNQALANFFAGLVKKPGGSPRGA is encoded by the exons ATGTCTACGTCAAAAAGATCCAGCACGGTGTCCAGTAAAGatgggctgaagaagaacatctgGTCTTCCATGCTGGATAGCGCTGCGACTGGAAAGCGCTTACCGGAAAAGAATCTGTTGATACTAG GAGGCACACCGGAGAGCCAGCGAGAGTTCCTAGAAGCCTACTCTGCAGACACCTTGGATTCCAGTCTATCGAACGAGAAgcgaaaaggaaaagggaaagTGCCACCTGTTGCGAATCAATTCGCCCTAGGCTACACGTACCTAGATGTGTTGGATGCGGACCAGGAAG ATACATTGGCGCGCGTCTCTGCATACCTCCTTTCCGAGCCCTCATTATCATTTGCACCTCTCCTCAAACCGCTTTTGACGCCGCAGTCCATCCCCGAAACCTCTGTCGTTATTCTCCTTGATTGGTCAGATCCGTGGACTTGGGTACGGCGACTGAGGGAATGGGTCCGCCTTTTGCGCCACGTACTTGTTTCACTTGACGACGAGACCAAGGTTGTGATGGAAGAAAATATGACGCAGTGGAGAGAGCGGAAGAAGGGGATAGATACCAGCTCTACTGGATCCCAAGCGACTAGCTCCGGATCGGCAATCATAGGCCCTGGGGAGTGGGATGAAGGGCTCGGGGTACCTCTATGTGTTGTCTGCCAAGGG ACCGACAAAATGGAGAAACTGGAGCGGGATCACGGCTGGAGCGAAGACGAATTTGATTTTATCCACCAATTCATGAGGACGTTGCTGGTAAAAC ATGGCGCGTCTCTGATATACACCAAGCCCTTTCATGCAAACAACCTTCACAGCGTACTGCATTCCTCTCTCGGTATACATTCTCTCCTAAAGAAGTTATCTCTCAAAGCCAATTTCATCGAGCGTGACAAGATTCTGATACCGACGAACTGGGATTCATGGGCGAAAATCCGAGTCATCCGAGAAGGGTCTAACTTGGAGGGTATTTCGACAGCTTGGTCTATCGAGATTCAGGATCCGCCTGAGCCACTCAGTGACAGGAATGATGAGGCCCAGGACGATGGTTcttctgaagaagacgatgggaCCAGTGCCGTAAAGATATACGAGCAGACGATCAAGGATCCCAAGCGGAACACCTCACTGTCATACCCAGGAAGCCAACAGAGTGGGAACAAGATTGAGGTCGAGACATTAGATATGCAAGGTTTCCTCACCAAACAGCTGGAGGTCTTGGAGCAGCTGAAGattgaggatgagaaagacCGCGCAGCCAAGAAGACCCCTCAGTTGGAGATGTCCCCGTTAGAGGATAACAGCCGGGTCAACGAGCATATAGGCCCTGTACAGTTCAACATGGGCGGTATTCAAGTTGACGCCGATGACATgctccagaagctgaag GACCGGGAAGCCAGCCGCTCCCAGCGCAAAGACCCCGTTTCTTCACCCGGggatgaaaaagcaaacaaTCAAGCACTAGCGAACTTCTTTGCAGGTTTGGTTAAAAAACCCGGGGGCAGTCCCCGCGGAGCCTGA
- a CDS encoding uncharacterized protein (transcript_id=CADANIAT00005771) → MPLFPMGTGIQNDESRAFDQTSRNHAPPIPAATQKKNRRKRWLDLHPEYFSADLELADPLLYDRLIRRFQTPAEREAEGRAKGFSGVLQADLLRSEAKMDALNHPDPRSLFSYTRGPNGEILAEDRDEIPASKEEGEKAWRWEMTMRFLRGEDTDFDYSTVDGNEDLDDANEEQERYFDEEEPECRLKHLATVSVRIWYQPKIIAVYGRARLRP, encoded by the exons ATGCCTCTTTTCCCAATGGGAACCGGCATACAGAATGACGAGAGCCGAGCTTTCGACCAAACCAGCCGAAACCATGCTCCTCCCATCCCCGCTGCGACGCAAAAGAAAAACCGGCGGAAGCGTTGGTTAGACCTGCACCCAGAGTACTTCTCTGCAGACCTCGAGCTAGCCG ACCCATTACTCTACGACCGTCTAATCCGACGCTTCCAAACGCCCGCCGAGCGTGAAGCCGAAGGACGTGCAAAGGGCTTCTCCGGCGTCCTCCAAGCCGACCTGCTGCGATCGGAAGCGAAAATGGATGCGCTAAATCACCCGGATCCGCGCTCACTGTTCTCGTACACTCGCGGGCCGAACGGGGAGATTTTGGCGGAGGACCGCGATGAGATTCCGGCgagcaaggaggaaggagagaaggcgTGGCGTTGGGAAATGACGATGCGTTTTCTGAGGGGAGAGGACACAGACTTTGATTATTCGACTGTAGATGGGAatgaggatcttgatgatgCGAATGAGGAACAGGAGAGGTAttttgatgaagaggagcCTGAATG TCGCCTGAAACACTTAGCTACCGTATCGGTTAG AATCTGGTATCAACCGAAAATTATAGCCGTCTACGGCCGAGCCCGGCTTCGACCGTAG